DNA from Electrophorus electricus isolate fEleEle1 chromosome 5, fEleEle1.pri, whole genome shotgun sequence:
CTTTGTCAGAGTTGAAAGAAATCTACAAGGAGGACCACGCCTATCTATCGAAGAGCAACATTCCCCTTTATCCCGAATCTGTGCTCTTCAGAATATCCAGAGTATGCCATGTGACAGGGAAAAGTGGCTTCCGTGGGATCATCGAAGATGGTGGATTCCAGAAGCCTGCTCAGGACAAGACCGAGGACAAGACCGAGGACAACTTCCTGTGGTGGAGCCTGTCAGTGACAAAGAGTGAGATTGCATCTGCTGAGAAGCGCTTTCTCAGGTGGAAATCCAAGGACGCGGACTACAACCAGTCTCCTTTCCTGGAGAAGTTCACCACCTCCCCGGCGTTCCAGAGCGAGTCTCGCTACGGCAACTTCCGCTTCACCTTCCCTTTCCGGAAGCTCCTGCGTGAGTACGCCCAGCGGTTCTGCAAGGACTCCGCCCCCGTCCTGCGTGTTCTGTGCACTGAGCTCTACCGGCAGCAGATCCTCTACACCGTGCTGGTGCATCCGCGGCACGTCCAAAAGTACGGCCAGTACCCTCGCCTGCCCCTTTACGACAAGGGCATTTGTGGTTACCGTCGGGGGCGCATGTTCTGGTTCTGTCAGTCTCCCTCAGACTGTTATCGCAACCAACTGAATATGGATGAGGAGAACATGTGGGCAGAACCGCTCAGTAGTCAGGAGCAGGAGTACTACGTGTGGGACCACGTGGCCGTGGTCTTCCATATGGAGCCAGATTGGAAACTAGCCATGGAGAGGAAGTGGCTGCTCAAAAATGTGACGCTGTGTGAGATAGCAGAGCCATGTCGCCGGAGGCCAGAGGACCAGCTCACTAAGAAAGACGCCGAGGAAGTACTAGAGGAACTGAAACgcaaacatttatgaaatattatatttattcatgttaagGGCAAATGATGTATAAACTGGAAGCTCTCTTCTCCAGGTGTAGCATACAGCCCCATCCAGGTAGATGCTCAGAAACAATTAGATATTCTAACATTCTAGCATTACAGATCCAGTCTTGCTTGAGAATTGTAGCTTGGTGTGTTCTTCCAATTATGCCCACTAGATGGCGAAAAAAACGTTTGCTATTGTCGGTACCATTAGCAAATGACCCTTCTTTACTGCTCTGACAGCCGTAGACCAATTCAATATACATTGTATCCATCACGGTGTTATCGCTGCTCAATTCTTTTATAAAATGCAATGTAAGCTTATATTTCAACTGTTATTTCTTTGCTAACATCcatttactgttattttaatgCCTTTAAAACTTCTtctgtcttctgctgtttgCTCGTGCAGTTGTTTTATGGACCCATGATGTGAGCACAGACTACTTTTCCTAAAAGCAACAaataaaagaagcaaaacagaaaCCAGCGCCTGTGAATTTGCTGTGAATTTACTGTCTCCTAGTCTGAAGTGTCCATTCCTGCTTGctgctagaaaaaaaaaattcatgtgCTTTATAATCTGTTTCCTGCgtctgtgtgcagtggtttGTCTGGTCATTTAATCTGTGTTTTGGTGGAGCTCAAGGCAGCTGTGGCTGTCCTTCTTCTGAGGGACAGTTTCCCAAATGCTCCTAAAGTAAGCGTGTAACGATCGCAGGAGCTCGTAAGGCCAGAAGCCCAGACCCGTGTAAGCGAACGGGTGACGGTCGCGTTTACAGCTGCGAGCGCGATGGCAGAGCAGACGCATCCACACCGCACATGGAGTCCATCAGCAGCTCCCTGCCTTTCTGACCTTTTCGATGTTTCATCAAGGGTCGAGAAAGTTTTGTCTGAGCATTCCACCATAGCTAAAATAATATGACACAATGGGAACAAATCTAGGTAATATATAATCActatcattaaaaaatgtaataccaAACGACTCACTAATACACACGTCTAGTCAGTTAAAAACGGGCATAACCAACAACGTATCATATTAGTGGCCGTCCGTTTCTTCCTTTGAATGTTTGAGCTGAATGGTAAAGTCTCCAACACTCTGACATTCACAGCACTCAGCAGACGCGCTTGTCCACAGTCATTTACAGGGGCACCTCGTTGTTCATTGGAAAATATAAGCGGCTTGAGTGGGGAATAATGACTCACTGTTTCGGTTTAAGAGTAAGACACAAtatagggggggggggggagtctaTTTGCTGTCTGTGCCTAGAACAGAAGCCTTTAAGTAAAGTAAAGTTATGGATCACAAACACAGCCTTAGTTTGTGCACTGGCTGATATGTGTATAACTTTAGAAAagtctgctctgtgtgtgtgtgtgggtgtctgtcttCCTAATTAAATTTTATAGCTGAGGTCCCACACACTTTCCATCTGAAGGCAGCAGTGCCAGCCCCATATATGGTCACATGGCTCACAGTGATGATGTAATCAGAGCGGAGACTCCCTTCTCCGTTCCAcatgctcagagagagagagagtgaggagagcaggagagcaggagagaggaggcccAGTGGAGCAGGAGGGAAGCGCTAGGGGCAGCAGAATACAGAAATGTGGTGTGTTTAGTAAACTGAAGCATTTCCACTGGATACCAGGAAGAGGAGCTGCTATATTTTACTTGTGTGAAAGAAAacggagagaaagaaagaaagagagagagagagagagagagagagagcgcaaaagAGGGTGGAGTGAGGTGATCTATCGCAGCAGCCGCCAGGGACTGAAAGGCCAGCAGTGTGTGGGAGCCAGTAGCAGAGATCTCCCCTCGTCATGGGCAAATCAGGTAAGAAAGCTGCGTCATACGTTAGGAGCAGTATTCACCTCCTGTTGcaacttttttgtgtgtgtgtgtgtgtgtgtgtgtgtgagagagagagagagggactttCA
Protein-coding regions in this window:
- the LOC113577919 gene encoding uncharacterized protein LOC113577919, giving the protein MGDLRCTPKKCFKREHLPLSELKEIYKEDHAYLSKSNIPLYPESVLFRISRVCHVTGKSGFRGIIEDGGFQKPAQDKTEDKTEDNFLWWSLSVTKSEIASAEKRFLRWKSKDADYNQSPFLEKFTTSPAFQSESRYGNFRFTFPFRKLLREYAQRFCKDSAPVLRVLCTELYRQQILYTVLVHPRHVQKYGQYPRLPLYDKGICGYRRGRMFWFCQSPSDCYRNQLNMDEENMWAEPLSSQEQEYYVWDHVAVVFHMEPDWKLAMERKWLLKNVTLCEIAEPCRRRPEDQLTKKDAEEVLEELKRKHL